Proteins encoded in a region of the Flavobacteriaceae bacterium HL-DH10 genome:
- a CDS encoding DUF6495 family protein, with amino-acid sequence MKYSRLTKEQFEELHQEFINFLATQSITADEWANLKVNKPEMAEMELDVFSDLIWEGALNKAEYLEHFAPKHMYLFRLGEEKMNAIVVNVKNDVDITTQEGYTWLRENLMDDSVEFLQADKDYSDDKNLDKFKMIEQGAVITKGELFTYFNKLIN; translated from the coding sequence ATGAAGTATAGTAGACTTACAAAAGAACAATTTGAAGAATTACATCAAGAATTTATAAACTTTTTAGCCACACAATCTATTACGGCAGATGAGTGGGCAAATTTAAAAGTAAATAAACCTGAAATGGCTGAAATGGAACTCGATGTTTTTAGCGATTTAATATGGGAAGGTGCTTTAAATAAAGCAGAGTATCTAGAGCATTTTGCACCAAAGCATATGTATTTATTTCGTTTAGGTGAAGAAAAAATGAATGCCATTGTAGTAAACGTAAAAAACGACGTAGATATCACCACGCAAGAAGGATATACTTGGTTACGTGAAAATTTAATGGACGATAGTGTAGAATTTTTACAAGCTGATAAAGATTATAGCGACGATAAAAACTTGGATAAGTTTAAGATGATTGAACAAGGTGCTGTGATAACTAAAGGCGAATTGTTTACCTATTTTAATAAGCTAATCAATTAA
- a CDS encoding insulinase family protein: MKHIFIIVFSFFIAISIKGQAQAQELNFNDPLPLDETIKKGVLLNGMTYYIKSTDVVKDAASYYIIQNVGSILENEDQQGLAHFLEHMAFNGTEHFPGKGILNTLQKHGAVFGKDINAYTSFDETVYNLSDIPTKDGLIDTCLTVLHDWSNYLLLTDEEIDAERGVIKEEWRTGQSGQKRLYVKSLPTTYNHSKYADRMPIGLMSVVEGFDYKSLRDFYQDWYRTDLQAIAVIGDVDVNEIEQKIIEKFSKIPPIENPKERIIIDIPENTEMGFSFGTDPELSSASISFGIRHKKSLETETVADLKRDLLQSMAVSMLSSRVSDIAQKPEASFLAGRIGYTSLSRTTNYFYMSVYPKPNQQKQAFKEVLTEVQRAVNFGFIQSEIDRAIANIRTSYENQIAKKEDKSHEQIERAIQNNFLSNRTMDDIEKKYEISKKILAGITLEELHSTIKKLYAKNNRFLNIAGVEGQDNLSEDLAREVILSVENDSSLKPYNEALDGKTLVSSLNIIRGSIKKTKNDKAVGSTTFILSNGVQVHYKFVDKEKNKVSLKAMSYGGTSLLADEDLPSASLVRNLVQMSGLGDFTAADLKKMLAGKTAGVRIGLSEISESLSGGSNTKDVETMLQMVHVYFAKPRFDTDAFKVLESNIDGYLIRRSKNVSEQMRDSLIVTVYGKNNPKERIFNQEYADNISFEKIKKIYKDRFADVSDFEFFIVGDVKEAQLKPLLEQYIASIPTKKTRRENYKDNGAEWVSKHIDKDIFLTLEDPKANVNIMYKKEMPFSRKNVICTNVLGDILQLRITETIREAEGGAYSPRASASFERQPKPQAIVSFSFDCNPDMADKLVGIVNGELQNIANGTISDEDLSKIRTNFLKEYEQAKDKNSFDMQLLTKYFRFKENINDPKHFESIVKSMSKQDIQNIAKQVLNTGKSYEVVFKPKQ; the protein is encoded by the coding sequence ATGAAACACATTTTTATTATAGTATTTTCTTTTTTTATTGCAATCTCTATAAAAGGGCAAGCACAAGCACAAGAACTTAATTTTAATGATCCTTTGCCTTTAGACGAGACTATTAAAAAAGGAGTTTTGTTAAATGGTATGACTTACTATATAAAAAGTACGGATGTAGTAAAGGATGCAGCGAGCTATTATATTATTCAAAATGTAGGTTCTATTTTAGAAAATGAAGATCAGCAGGGACTTGCTCACTTTTTAGAGCATATGGCGTTCAATGGTACAGAGCATTTTCCTGGAAAAGGTATTTTAAATACGCTTCAAAAGCATGGAGCTGTATTTGGAAAAGATATTAATGCATATACCTCGTTTGACGAGACTGTTTATAACCTAAGCGATATTCCAACTAAAGATGGCTTAATAGATACTTGTTTAACAGTTTTGCATGATTGGTCAAACTATTTATTGTTGACTGATGAAGAAATTGATGCCGAGCGTGGTGTAATTAAAGAAGAATGGCGTACTGGGCAAAGTGGGCAAAAACGTTTATATGTGAAATCGTTGCCTACAACATATAACCATTCAAAATATGCCGACAGAATGCCTATAGGATTGATGTCGGTTGTTGAAGGATTTGATTATAAATCTTTACGTGATTTTTATCAAGATTGGTACCGAACAGATTTACAAGCAATTGCGGTAATAGGGGATGTTGATGTGAATGAAATAGAACAAAAAATTATAGAAAAGTTCTCGAAAATACCTCCTATTGAGAATCCTAAAGAACGTATTATTATAGACATACCAGAGAATACTGAAATGGGTTTCAGTTTTGGTACCGATCCAGAACTTTCTTCAGCTTCTATAAGTTTTGGTATTCGTCATAAAAAATCTTTGGAAACCGAAACCGTTGCCGATTTAAAACGCGATTTATTACAATCTATGGCCGTTAGTATGTTGTCGTCAAGGGTTTCTGATATTGCCCAAAAACCTGAAGCCTCATTTTTAGCTGGCAGAATTGGTTATACTAGTTTATCAAGAACCACCAACTACTTTTATATGTCGGTTTATCCAAAACCTAATCAGCAAAAACAAGCATTTAAAGAAGTGCTAACTGAAGTACAAAGAGCAGTTAATTTTGGATTTATCCAATCAGAAATCGATAGAGCTATTGCTAACATAAGAACGTCTTACGAAAATCAAATTGCTAAAAAAGAAGACAAAAGCCACGAACAAATAGAGCGCGCAATTCAAAACAATTTCTTGTCAAACCGTACTATGGATGACATTGAAAAAAAGTATGAGATTTCAAAGAAAATTTTGGCAGGTATCACGCTTGAAGAATTACACAGTACTATCAAGAAACTATATGCAAAAAACAACAGGTTTTTAAATATAGCAGGTGTTGAAGGGCAAGATAATTTATCTGAAGATTTAGCGAGAGAAGTGATTCTATCCGTTGAAAATGATAGTTCTTTAAAGCCTTATAACGAAGCCTTAGACGGAAAAACTCTAGTATCTAGTTTAAATATAATTCGTGGTTCTATCAAAAAAACAAAAAATGATAAAGCAGTTGGCTCAACTACATTTATCCTAAGTAATGGTGTACAAGTGCATTACAAATTTGTGGATAAAGAAAAGAACAAAGTGAGTTTGAAGGCTATGAGTTACGGAGGTACGTCGCTTTTAGCTGATGAAGATTTACCTTCGGCTTCATTGGTTCGAAATTTGGTTCAGATGTCTGGTTTGGGTGATTTTACTGCAGCCGATTTAAAAAAGATGTTGGCAGGTAAAACAGCTGGAGTTAGAATAGGATTAAGTGAAATTAGCGAATCACTTTCAGGAGGTTCAAACACAAAAGATGTTGAAACCATGCTTCAAATGGTGCATGTATACTTTGCAAAGCCCCGTTTTGATACCGATGCCTTCAAAGTTCTGGAAAGTAATATAGATGGTTATTTAATTAGAAGAAGTAAGAATGTAAGTGAGCAAATGCGCGACAGTTTGATTGTGACAGTTTATGGAAAAAACAATCCGAAAGAGCGTATTTTTAATCAAGAATATGCCGATAATATCTCATTTGAAAAAATCAAGAAAATATATAAAGACCGTTTCGCTGATGTATCCGATTTTGAATTCTTCATTGTTGGCGATGTCAAAGAGGCGCAATTAAAACCACTTTTAGAGCAGTATATTGCAAGTATTCCAACAAAAAAGACAAGAAGAGAAAATTATAAGGATAATGGTGCCGAATGGGTGTCAAAACATATTGATAAAGATATTTTTTTAACATTGGAAGACCCTAAAGCCAACGTAAATATTATGTATAAAAAAGAGATGCCATTTTCAAGAAAAAACGTAATTTGTACCAATGTTTTAGGTGATATTTTACAATTACGCATTACCGAAACCATAAGGGAAGCTGAAGGAGGAGCATACAGTCCGCGTGCCAGTGCCAGTTTTGAAAGGCAACCAAAACCTCAGGCTATTGTATCGTTCAGTTTTGATTGTAACCCAGATATGGCCGATAAATTGGTAGGTATAGTAAACGGTGAATTGCAAAACATTGCGAATGGTACGATTAGTGATGAAGACTTAAGCAAAATAAGAACCAACTTTTTAAAAGAGTACGAACAAGCAAAAGACAAAAATAGTTTTGATATGCAATTATTGACTAAGTATTTTAGGTTCAAAGAAAATATAAACGACCCTAAACACTTTGAAAGTATAGTAAAAAGTATGTCAAAACAAGACATTCAAAATATCGCTAAACAAGTTTTAAATACTGGAAAATCATACGAAGTTGTGTTTAAGCCAAAACAATAA
- a CDS encoding M1 family aminopeptidase, whose product MRNLFFILFIALFSCKNTQKNESLLVSGISADLATYRKDQVSDIVYHLSFNIPSEKDKRISSKLELSLQINDLEQPLYLDFNEDKSLIKQVTVNGDFIEINHQKEHLIIAETYLKKGKNVVTVVFDAGETSLNRSDDYLYTLLVPDRASTLFPCFDQPDLKANYILDITAPKTWQVLCGAPLELKEDNHDYIRYLYKMSDKMSTYLFSFVAGVFNKTTQRPEDMEMTLLFRENDSVKINASVDDIFMLHQQSLDFLEDYTQYDFPFQKLDFVAIPEFQYGGMEHVGAVQYRESSLFLDETATQERLLNRAQLIAHETAHMWFGDLVTMKWFDDVWLKEVFANFMAGKIVNGSFPEIDHRLRFMQEHYPSAYSEDRTLGATPIRQKLGNLKNAGTLYGNIIYHKAPIMMRQLEIILGEAPFRSGMRQYVKKYANGNADWNDLVTILDNETSIDLKQWSEVWVNQSGRPIISDQIAYKDGKISNFDIYQSAEDGSDNLWTQTFSLGLVYDDSIHIASINIKDKKTTLSSVIGMSKPRSIIYNYKGLGYGVFPMDLSNASIFEIKDDVARSYSYINLYESMLNNHLSVNSAFNELLKGINTEKDELIVDLISSEIRSVFLKYFTEEQREKMLGTLENILKERLSKNLQPGIKKTIFNLYRSIAFTIEGKDFLYGVWNKTKMIEGLRLNENDYTNLAVTLAIYNHEKSDEILKKALDDIVNSDRKKRFEFMLPSLSNKESDRDAFMISLSKPENREKESWVLSALSNIHHPLRQQSAKKHLRLCLDLLEEIQLTGDIFFPKSWLNATIGNYSSHEAYKVVQDFLTDNPNFNPVLKNKLLQSTDGLYRVRELRKP is encoded by the coding sequence ATGAGAAACCTGTTTTTTATTCTTTTTATTGCGCTTTTTTCTTGTAAAAACACCCAAAAAAACGAATCATTGTTGGTTTCAGGCATTTCGGCAGACTTGGCGACTTATCGTAAAGATCAGGTTTCAGATATCGTTTACCACCTGTCATTCAATATACCTTCTGAGAAGGATAAACGCATTAGTTCTAAACTCGAATTAAGTCTCCAAATAAACGATTTGGAACAGCCTTTATATCTAGATTTTAATGAAGATAAATCCCTTATTAAACAAGTAACTGTTAATGGAGATTTTATTGAAATCAATCATCAAAAGGAACATCTAATTATTGCAGAAACATATTTGAAGAAGGGCAAAAATGTTGTTACAGTTGTTTTTGATGCCGGGGAAACATCATTAAACAGAAGCGACGATTATTTGTACACGCTATTGGTTCCCGATAGAGCCAGTACCTTGTTTCCTTGTTTTGATCAGCCCGATTTGAAGGCAAATTATATATTAGATATCACTGCGCCTAAAACCTGGCAAGTGTTATGTGGAGCGCCATTGGAATTAAAGGAAGACAATCATGATTATATCAGATATCTCTACAAGATGTCAGATAAAATGAGTACTTACCTGTTTTCATTTGTGGCGGGCGTGTTTAATAAAACGACACAGCGTCCTGAGGATATGGAAATGACACTGTTATTCAGAGAAAACGATTCTGTTAAGATAAATGCTAGTGTAGATGATATTTTTATGTTGCATCAACAATCACTCGATTTTCTGGAAGATTATACCCAGTATGATTTTCCATTTCAAAAGCTGGATTTCGTTGCTATTCCTGAATTTCAATATGGGGGTATGGAACATGTTGGCGCTGTTCAATATAGGGAATCGTCATTGTTTTTAGATGAAACAGCAACTCAAGAGCGATTATTGAACAGAGCACAATTAATTGCGCACGAAACGGCGCATATGTGGTTTGGAGATTTGGTGACCATGAAATGGTTTGATGATGTTTGGTTGAAAGAAGTATTTGCCAACTTTATGGCTGGTAAAATAGTAAATGGTTCTTTTCCTGAAATAGATCATAGATTACGTTTTATGCAGGAGCATTATCCGAGTGCTTATAGTGAAGATAGAACCCTTGGGGCTACACCTATTCGTCAGAAACTGGGTAATTTAAAAAATGCGGGCACCCTTTACGGTAATATTATTTACCATAAAGCACCAATTATGATGCGTCAGCTTGAAATTATTTTGGGAGAAGCACCTTTTAGAAGCGGAATGCGACAGTATGTAAAAAAATATGCGAATGGTAATGCCGATTGGAATGACCTAGTGACAATATTAGATAACGAAACCTCAATAGACCTAAAGCAATGGAGTGAAGTTTGGGTAAATCAATCTGGTCGTCCTATAATTTCAGATCAAATAGCTTATAAGGATGGGAAGATTTCAAATTTCGACATATATCAAAGTGCAGAGGATGGTAGCGACAATCTTTGGACGCAAACGTTTAGTCTTGGATTGGTTTACGACGATTCGATACATATAGCTTCTATAAACATTAAGGATAAAAAAACAACATTAAGTAGTGTGATTGGTATGTCTAAACCTCGATCAATTATTTACAATTATAAAGGACTCGGGTATGGCGTATTTCCAATGGATCTTTCAAATGCTAGTATTTTTGAAATAAAGGATGACGTAGCACGCAGTTATAGCTATATTAATTTATATGAAAGTATGCTCAATAACCATTTATCTGTTAATAGCGCTTTTAATGAGCTGTTAAAAGGTATTAATACTGAAAAGGACGAGCTTATTGTCGATTTGATTTCTAGTGAAATAAGAAGTGTATTTTTGAAATATTTTACCGAAGAACAACGTGAAAAGATGTTAGGAACATTGGAGAATATTCTAAAAGAACGATTAAGTAAGAATTTGCAACCAGGCATTAAAAAGACAATATTTAATTTATACAGAAGTATAGCTTTTACAATCGAAGGCAAGGATTTTTTATATGGGGTTTGGAATAAAACTAAAATGATAGAAGGTCTAAGGTTAAATGAAAATGATTATACCAATTTAGCGGTTACACTGGCCATTTATAATCATGAAAAAAGCGATGAAATTTTAAAAAAGGCATTAGACGATATTGTAAACTCAGATAGAAAGAAACGTTTCGAATTTATGCTTCCGTCATTGTCAAATAAAGAATCAGACAGGGATGCTTTTATGATATCATTATCCAAACCAGAAAATAGGGAAAAAGAATCATGGGTATTATCGGCATTAAGCAATATACATCATCCATTGCGACAACAGTCTGCAAAAAAGCATTTAAGACTTTGTTTGGATTTATTAGAAGAAATTCAGCTTACAGGTGATATCTTTTTTCCTAAATCATGGCTTAATGCCACAATTGGAAATTATTCATCGCATGAAGCGTATAAAGTGGTTCAGGATTTTTTAACTGATAATCCTAATTTTAATCCAGTTTTAAAAAACAAATTGTTACAATCTACAGACGGACTATACAGAGTTCGAGAATTAAGAAAGCCATAG
- a CDS encoding protein-disulfide reductase DsbD family protein — protein sequence MKKLILLVALTIVFIGQAQVLEPVKWNASVNKISDSEYELVATATIDKGWHLYSQSVPKDGPISTGFTFVGNKNYLKKGNTSEEVGYIIDDPIFEMEIKYFEKMADFKQRIKLKGKVPFQVKGAVEFMVCNDRRCLSPTEVELIFNVK from the coding sequence ATGAAAAAATTAATTTTATTAGTTGCTTTAACAATAGTTTTTATAGGTCAAGCTCAAGTATTAGAACCCGTAAAATGGAACGCTTCGGTTAATAAAATTTCTGATTCAGAATATGAGCTTGTTGCAACAGCCACCATTGATAAAGGTTGGCACTTATATTCTCAATCGGTTCCGAAAGATGGACCAATTTCAACAGGTTTTACATTTGTAGGAAACAAAAATTACCTTAAAAAGGGAAATACTTCGGAAGAGGTAGGATATATCATTGACGACCCTATTTTCGAAATGGAAATTAAATATTTCGAAAAAATGGCAGATTTTAAACAGCGTATAAAATTAAAAGGAAAGGTGCCATTTCAAGTCAAAGGTGCCGTTGAGTTTATGGTGTGCAATGATAGGAGGTGCTTATCACCAACCGAAGTAGAATTGATATTCAATGTAAAATAA
- the rpsR gene encoding 30S ribosomal protein S18 translates to MMSSIEQQSKGKKDGEIRYLTPLNIDTNKTKKYCMFQKSGIKYVDYKDPDFLMRFINEQGKILPRRLTGTSLKYQRKVAVAVKRARHLALMPYVADLLK, encoded by the coding sequence ATTATGTCATCAATAGAACAACAATCTAAAGGAAAAAAAGACGGAGAAATTAGATATTTAACTCCGCTTAACATCGATACAAATAAGACAAAGAAATATTGTATGTTTCAAAAGTCTGGAATCAAATATGTTGATTATAAAGATCCAGATTTTTTAATGCGCTTTATAAACGAGCAAGGTAAAATTTTACCAAGACGTTTAACAGGTACATCATTAAAGTATCAAAGAAAAGTTGCTGTAGCTGTAAAAAGAGCACGTCACTTAGCTTTAATGCCTTATGTAGCAGATTTATTAAAATAA
- the hisS gene encoding histidine--tRNA ligase, which yields MAQKPSIPKGTRDFNPEQVAKRNYIFNTVRGAFETFGFQPIETPSFENSDTLMGKYGEEGDRLIFKILNSGDYLSKANEEAYKEKDSTKLTSTISEKALRYDLTVPFARYVVQHQNEIEFPFKRYQIQPVWRADRPQKGRFREFFQCDADVVGSQSLWQEVEFIQLYDTVFSALKLEGVTIKINNRKILSGIAEVIGASDKLIDFTVALDKLDKIGEEKVKEEMLSKGISEDGISKLQPLFTLSGSFESQIESLKSILSASEEGQKGIEELAFINRAISELGLSTATLQLDVTLARGLNYYTGAIFEVSAPKEVNMGSIGGGGRYDDLTGIFGMKDVSGVGISFGLDRIYLVLEELGLFPETVAKNIEVLFINFGDKEALFSLKAIKQLRKQGINAELYPDAAKMKKQMNHANKRAIPFVVLVGDQEIESNTYTLKNMISGEQLKLSLDALISHIK from the coding sequence ATGGCTCAAAAACCAAGCATTCCTAAAGGAACCAGAGATTTTAACCCAGAACAAGTAGCAAAACGCAATTATATATTTAATACCGTTCGTGGTGCTTTTGAAACGTTTGGATTTCAACCTATTGAAACACCAAGTTTTGAAAATTCGGATACCTTAATGGGGAAATATGGTGAGGAAGGAGACCGTTTGATTTTTAAGATTTTGAATTCCGGGGATTATTTGTCCAAAGCAAATGAAGAAGCATATAAAGAAAAAGACTCTACTAAGCTAACTTCAACCATATCTGAAAAAGCCCTACGCTACGATTTAACCGTGCCATTTGCTCGTTATGTAGTACAACACCAAAACGAGATAGAGTTTCCTTTTAAACGTTATCAAATACAACCTGTTTGGCGTGCTGATAGACCTCAGAAAGGTCGTTTTAGAGAGTTCTTTCAATGTGATGCCGATGTAGTTGGAAGTCAGTCGTTATGGCAAGAGGTGGAGTTTATACAGTTATATGATACCGTGTTTTCTGCATTAAAACTAGAAGGTGTTACTATTAAAATTAATAATAGAAAAATACTGTCTGGAATTGCAGAAGTTATTGGAGCTTCAGATAAATTAATCGATTTTACAGTAGCATTAGATAAGTTAGATAAAATAGGCGAGGAGAAGGTGAAAGAAGAAATGCTAAGTAAAGGTATTTCGGAAGATGGAATTTCAAAATTACAACCTTTGTTTACGTTGTCAGGTTCTTTTGAATCTCAAATTGAATCTTTAAAATCGATATTATCTGCTTCTGAAGAAGGACAAAAGGGGATTGAGGAATTGGCTTTTATAAATAGGGCTATTTCTGAATTAGGATTATCAACAGCAACATTACAATTAGACGTGACCTTAGCACGTGGTTTAAACTACTATACAGGCGCTATTTTTGAGGTTTCTGCACCAAAGGAAGTCAATATGGGGTCTATTGGTGGCGGTGGTAGATACGACGATTTAACTGGCATTTTTGGAATGAAAGATGTTAGTGGTGTTGGTATTAGTTTTGGTTTAGATCGTATTTATTTAGTGCTTGAAGAATTAGGATTATTTCCTGAAACGGTTGCAAAAAATATCGAGGTATTATTCATTAATTTTGGTGATAAAGAAGCGTTGTTTAGTTTAAAAGCGATTAAGCAGTTAAGAAAACAAGGTATTAATGCCGAATTATATCCTGATGCTGCCAAAATGAAAAAACAAATGAATCATGCTAATAAGCGCGCGATTCCGTTTGTAGTTTTGGTTGGCGATCAAGAAATAGAATCGAATACTTATACGTTAAAAAATATGATTTCAGGGGAGCAACTTAAATTGTCTTTAGACGCTTTGATATCTCATATTAAATAA
- a CDS encoding cytochrome c biogenesis protein CcdA: MKKFLFGLTLLILSLTTQAQVLEPVKWTTSVEKLSDSEYQLISKATIDSGWHLYSQTVPEGGPIATSFIYDDSEGNFTIVGNTSEDEGHIVQDPVFEMEIKYFDKTATFKQKIEVKDGLETVKGFVEFMVCDDSRCLPPTEVDLEFNILSSSTSNVKEPTGISELSKGSKTPESKRGLWSIFIIAFLSGFAALLTPCVFPMIPMTVSFFTKQSKTKAAGIRNAVIYGISIMVIYVLLGSLVSLIFGADALNALSTNVWFNIIFFLLLLIFAVSFLGAFEIMLPNSWANKVDRQADRGGLIGIFFMALALAIVSFSCTGPIVGTLLVEAASGGSQVGPVIGMLGFSLAIALPFTLFAAFPGWLNSLPKSGGWLNTVKVFLGFLELALAFKFLSNADLVLQAHFLEREVFLAIWIAIFGVLAFYLFGKIQLPHDSPVSHISVGRLSLGLLVLSFTIYMIPGLWGAPLNLISAFPPPQHYSESPYGVGYTQLGAGNSASHTEVPEGAHLMPPHNILAFNDYDKGLAYAKKVGKPVMIDFTGHACVNCRKMEQKVWVKPQVLDILKNDVVLISLYVDDKRKLKAEEVVDSELKPGEKLKYIGQKWSELQTIKYKTNSQPFYVLMSHDKQNLIEPIAYTPDVDTYYNWLKEGISNFK; encoded by the coding sequence ATGAAGAAGTTTCTTTTTGGATTAACGCTATTAATATTGTCTTTAACAACTCAGGCCCAAGTACTAGAACCTGTAAAATGGACTACCTCTGTTGAAAAACTGTCTGATTCAGAATATCAATTAATATCAAAGGCTACTATAGATTCTGGGTGGCATTTATATTCGCAAACCGTTCCAGAAGGCGGTCCAATTGCAACATCATTTATTTATGATGATAGTGAAGGCAATTTTACCATTGTTGGCAATACTAGTGAAGATGAAGGGCATATAGTACAGGATCCTGTGTTTGAAATGGAAATTAAATATTTTGATAAAACAGCAACTTTCAAACAAAAAATAGAGGTTAAAGACGGTTTGGAAACCGTGAAGGGATTTGTTGAATTCATGGTATGCGACGACTCCCGTTGCTTGCCACCTACCGAGGTGGATTTGGAATTTAATATCCTAAGTTCATCTACATCTAATGTAAAAGAACCAACAGGTATTTCAGAATTATCAAAAGGTTCTAAAACCCCCGAATCAAAAAGAGGGTTATGGTCTATTTTTATAATAGCGTTTTTATCGGGGTTCGCAGCTTTGTTAACACCATGTGTATTTCCAATGATACCAATGACGGTAAGTTTCTTTACCAAACAGAGTAAAACTAAGGCCGCTGGAATAAGAAATGCTGTTATTTATGGTATTTCCATTATGGTTATTTATGTTTTATTAGGTTCGCTGGTAAGTTTGATTTTTGGAGCGGATGCGCTTAATGCCTTATCTACCAATGTGTGGTTCAACATAATATTCTTCTTATTATTATTAATTTTTGCGGTATCGTTTTTAGGTGCTTTCGAAATTATGCTGCCTAATTCTTGGGCCAACAAAGTAGATCGTCAAGCTGATAGAGGTGGGTTAATTGGTATATTCTTTATGGCATTGGCATTGGCTATTGTGTCTTTTTCATGTACAGGCCCTATAGTAGGTACATTGCTTGTTGAGGCGGCTTCTGGCGGCAGTCAAGTAGGTCCAGTTATTGGTATGTTAGGGTTCTCATTAGCAATTGCCTTACCATTTACATTGTTTGCGGCCTTTCCGGGTTGGTTAAATTCATTACCCAAATCTGGGGGTTGGTTAAACACGGTAAAAGTTTTTTTAGGGTTTTTGGAGTTGGCTTTAGCGTTTAAATTTCTATCAAATGCAGACTTAGTGCTTCAGGCTCATTTTTTGGAAAGAGAAGTGTTCTTAGCGATTTGGATTGCCATTTTTGGAGTTTTGGCGTTTTATTTATTCGGTAAAATACAATTGCCACACGATTCTCCAGTTAGCCATATTTCGGTAGGAAGATTAAGTTTAGGTCTGCTTGTGTTATCTTTTACTATTTATATGATTCCAGGTCTTTGGGGAGCACCATTAAACTTAATTAGTGCGTTTCCGCCACCACAACATTATAGCGAGTCGCCATACGGAGTAGGGTACACCCAATTGGGTGCTGGTAATTCAGCGAGTCATACGGAAGTTCCAGAAGGTGCGCATTTAATGCCTCCGCATAACATTTTGGCTTTTAACGATTACGACAAAGGTTTGGCTTATGCTAAAAAAGTTGGAAAACCTGTAATGATTGATTTCACAGGGCATGCCTGCGTAAATTGTAGAAAAATGGAGCAGAAGGTTTGGGTAAAACCTCAGGTTTTGGATATCCTAAAAAATGATGTGGTATTGATATCATTATATGTTGATGATAAACGTAAATTGAAAGCAGAGGAGGTTGTCGATTCTGAATTAAAACCTGGTGAAAAGCTGAAATATATCGGTCAAAAATGGAGCGAATTACAAACCATTAAATATAAAACAAATTCACAACCATTTTATGTTTTGATGAGCCATGATAAACAAAATTTGATCGAACCCATAGCATATACGCCAGATGTTGACACGTATTACAACTGGCTCAAGGAAGGGATTTCAAATTTTAAGTAA
- the rplI gene encoding 50S ribosomal protein L9, whose translation MELILKQDVENLGFKDDVVTVKNGYGRNFLIPQGQAILATVSAKKVLAENLKQRAFKEKKIVDDANKIADALKALEVKIAAKVGTGDKLFGSVNNIDVAAALEKEGQTIDKKFITVTTVKRLGKYTAVVRLHRAVSVDLEFEVVAQAN comes from the coding sequence ATGGAACTTATATTAAAACAAGACGTTGAAAATTTAGGATTTAAAGACGATGTTGTAACAGTTAAGAACGGTTATGGTAGAAACTTTTTAATTCCTCAAGGACAAGCGATATTAGCAACAGTATCTGCAAAGAAAGTATTAGCAGAAAACTTAAAGCAAAGAGCTTTTAAAGAAAAGAAAATAGTTGATGATGCTAACAAAATTGCTGATGCTTTAAAAGCATTAGAAGTTAAAATAGCTGCTAAAGTAGGTACAGGAGACAAATTATTTGGTTCTGTAAACAACATAGATGTTGCTGCTGCTTTAGAAAAAGAAGGTCAAACTATTGATAAAAAATTCATCACAGTTACAACTGTAAAACGATTAGGTAAATATACTGCCGTAGTACGTTTACACAGAGCAGTATCTGTAGATTTAGAATTTGAGGTTGTTGCACAAGCAAACTAA